One stretch of Rhinolophus ferrumequinum isolate MPI-CBG mRhiFer1 chromosome 5, mRhiFer1_v1.p, whole genome shotgun sequence DNA includes these proteins:
- the SLC49A3 gene encoding solute carrier family 49 member A3 isoform X2, translated as MAGTTGDLPRAAETPALGTMLGYRAYARRWVFLLVLSLLSCSNATLWLSFAPVADTIAQHFLLSIEQINWLSLVFFVVSIPSGVVAIWFLDSIGLRWATVLGAWLNFAGSVLRALPSTAFGTQAPFAFLMGGQSLCALAQTLVVFSPAKLAAVWFPEHQRATANMIGTMCELGLRWAVASSLVQASGASALLEGGGLRLWRGPRHGHGGADVSPFIHAANPLGILVANVLSPALVKKEQGILLMLGTYIIPAALACLLATTCLWDSVPPTPPSAGAAHSTSEKFLDGLKLVGFVGSGQAGRVGSRWTPGLSGLPLQLVRNKAYVILAVCFGGGVGIFSSFLALLEQVLCVYGYSNEFAGLCGALFIAFGILGALVLSLYVDRTKHFTEAFKVGFCLTSVVCVAFALVSQLQGQTLALAAICSLFGFFGFSVAPVAMELAVESSFPVGEGAAAGLVFVLGQAEGMLVMLLLTSLTVRRAQPSFSTCQDGLDPLDWRVSMLLMAGLSVLFSCCLVLFFHPPYRRLQAEAGTSTSIQDGCPAAADHMPCLAESP; from the exons CTATGGCTCAGCTTTGCACCCGTGGCCGATACAATTGCCCAGCACTTCCTCCTGTCCATCGAGCAGATCAACTGGCTCTCGCTGGTCTTCTTTGTGGTGTCCATACCGTCCGGTGTGGTGGCCATCTGGTTTCTGGACTCCATCGGGCTCCGCTGGGCG ACCGTCCTAGGCGCATGGCTGAACTTTGCCGGGAGTGTGCTGCGTGCCCTGCCGAGCACGGCTTTCGGGACCCAGGCCCCATTTGCCTTCCTCATGGGCGGGCAGAGCCTCTGCGCTCTGGCCCAGACCTTGGTCGTCTTCTCTCCTGCCAAGCTGGCCGCTGTGTGGTTCCCTGAGCACCAGCGAGCCACGGCCAACATGATCGGCACCATGTGTGAGTTGGGGCTGAGGTGGGCAGTCGCCTCCAGCTTAGTGCAAGCATCTGGGGCCTCTGCACTGTTGGAGGGCGGAGGGCTCCGCCTGTGGCGGGGGCCCAGACATGGCCATGGCGGGGCTGACGTGTCCCCGTTCATCCATGCAGCAAACCCCCTGGGCATCCTGGTGGCCAACGTGCTGTCGCCTGCCCTGGTGAAGAAGGAGCAGGGCATCTTACTTATG CTGGGCACGTACATCATCCCTGCCGCCCTTGCCTGCCTGCTGGCCACCACATGCCTCTGGGACAGCgtgcctcccaccccaccctccgcCGGTGCTGCCCACTCTACCTCGGAGAAGTTCCTGGATGGTCTGAAGCTGGTGGGTTTTGTGGGATCCGGGCAAGCTGGGAGGGTGGGCTCACGCTGGACTCCTGGGCTGAGCGGCCTTCCCCTGCAGCTCGTGAGAAACAAGGCCTACGTCATCCTGGCAGTCTGCTTTGGGGGCGGAGTCGGCATCTTCTCCAGTTTCTTGGCCCTTCTGGAGCAGGTCCTCTGTGTGTACGGCTACTCCAAC gaatTTGCAGGCCTCTGTGGGGCTCTCTTCATCGCATTTGGGATCCTGGGGGCACTGGTTCTCAGCCTGTACGTGGACCGGACCAAGCATTTCACTGAAGCCTTCAAGGTCGGCTTCTGTCTCACCTCTGTGGTCTGCGTGGCCTTTGCCCTG GTGTCCCAGCTGCAGGGACAGACACTTGCGCTGGCCGCCATCTGCTCACTGTTTGGGTTCTTCGGCTTCTCGGTGGCGCCCGTTGCCATGGAGCTGGCAGTCGAGAGCTCCTTCCCAGTGGGGGAGGGCGCAGCCGCAGGCCTGGTTTTCGTGCTGGG GCAGGCCGAGGGCATGCTCGTCATGCTGCTGCTGACCTCCCTGACCGTGCGTCGAGCGCAGCCGTCCTTCTCCACCTGCCAGGATGGCCTGGACCCACTGGACTGGAGAG TGTCCATGCTGCTGATGGCCGGCCTGAGCGTCCTCTTCAGCTGCTGCTTGGTGCTCTTCTTCCATCCCCCGTACCGGCGCCTGCAGGCCGAGGCCGGCACGAGTACTTCCATCCAGGACGGTTGCCCGGCAGCAGCAGACCACATGCCCTGCCTGGCAGAGAGCCCCTGA
- the SLC49A3 gene encoding solute carrier family 49 member A3 isoform X7: MAQLCTRGRYNCPALPPVHRADQLALAGLLCGVHTVRCGGHLVSGLHRAPLGANPLGILVANVLSPALVKKEQGILLMLGTYIIPAALACLLATTCLWDSVPPTPPSAGAAHSTSEKFLDGLKLVGFVGSGQAGRVGSRWTPGLSGLPLQLVRNKAYVILAVCFGGGVGIFSSFLALLEQVLCVYGYSNEFAGLCGALFIAFGILGALVLSLYVDRTKHFTEAFKVGFCLTSVVCVAFALVSQLQGQTLALAAICSLFGFFGFSVAPVAMELAVESSFPVGEGAAAGLVFVLGQAEGMLVMLLLTSLTVRRAQPSFSTCQDGLDPLDWRVSMLLMAGLSVLFSCCLVLFFHPPYRRLQAEAGTSTSIQDGCPAAADHMPCLAESP, translated from the exons ATGGCTCAGCTTTGCACCCGTGGCCGATACAATTGCCCAGCACTTCCTCCTGTCCATCGAGCAGATCAACTGGCTCTCGCTGGTCTTCTTTGTGGTGTCCATACCGTCCGGTGTGGTGGCCATCTGGTTTCTGGACTCCATCGGGCTCCGCTGGGCG CAAACCCCCTGGGCATCCTGGTGGCCAACGTGCTGTCGCCTGCCCTGGTGAAGAAGGAGCAGGGCATCTTACTTATG CTGGGCACGTACATCATCCCTGCCGCCCTTGCCTGCCTGCTGGCCACCACATGCCTCTGGGACAGCgtgcctcccaccccaccctccgcCGGTGCTGCCCACTCTACCTCGGAGAAGTTCCTGGATGGTCTGAAGCTGGTGGGTTTTGTGGGATCCGGGCAAGCTGGGAGGGTGGGCTCACGCTGGACTCCTGGGCTGAGCGGCCTTCCCCTGCAGCTCGTGAGAAACAAGGCCTACGTCATCCTGGCAGTCTGCTTTGGGGGCGGAGTCGGCATCTTCTCCAGTTTCTTGGCCCTTCTGGAGCAGGTCCTCTGTGTGTACGGCTACTCCAAC gaatTTGCAGGCCTCTGTGGGGCTCTCTTCATCGCATTTGGGATCCTGGGGGCACTGGTTCTCAGCCTGTACGTGGACCGGACCAAGCATTTCACTGAAGCCTTCAAGGTCGGCTTCTGTCTCACCTCTGTGGTCTGCGTGGCCTTTGCCCTG GTGTCCCAGCTGCAGGGACAGACACTTGCGCTGGCCGCCATCTGCTCACTGTTTGGGTTCTTCGGCTTCTCGGTGGCGCCCGTTGCCATGGAGCTGGCAGTCGAGAGCTCCTTCCCAGTGGGGGAGGGCGCAGCCGCAGGCCTGGTTTTCGTGCTGGG GCAGGCCGAGGGCATGCTCGTCATGCTGCTGCTGACCTCCCTGACCGTGCGTCGAGCGCAGCCGTCCTTCTCCACCTGCCAGGATGGCCTGGACCCACTGGACTGGAGAG TGTCCATGCTGCTGATGGCCGGCCTGAGCGTCCTCTTCAGCTGCTGCTTGGTGCTCTTCTTCCATCCCCCGTACCGGCGCCTGCAGGCCGAGGCCGGCACGAGTACTTCCATCCAGGACGGTTGCCCGGCAGCAGCAGACCACATGCCCTGCCTGGCAGAGAGCCCCTGA
- the SLC49A3 gene encoding solute carrier family 49 member A3 isoform X4: MTGLRVTSLGAPVLLGDLYWFWTLLSDPPQGGTLLGDLPHGPALSGPCLLWLSFAPVADTIAQHFLLSIEQINWLSLVFFVVSIPSGVVAIWFLDSIGLRWATVLGAWLNFAGSVLRALPSTAFGTQAPFAFLMGGQSLCALAQTLVVFSPAKLAAVWFPEHQRATANMIGTMSNPLGILVANVLSPALVKKEQGILLMLGTYIIPAALACLLATTCLWDSVPPTPPSAGAAHSTSEKFLDGLKLVGFVGSGQAGRVGSRWTPGLSGLPLQLVRNKAYVILAVCFGGGVGIFSSFLALLEQVLCVYGYSNEFAGLCGALFIAFGILGALVLSLYVDRTKHFTEAFKVGFCLTSVVCVAFALVSQLQGQTLALAAICSLFGFFGFSVAPVAMELAVESSFPVGEGAAAGLVFVLGQAEGMLVMLLLTSLTVRRAQPSFSTCQDGLDPLDWRVSMLLMAGLSVLFSCCLVLFFHPPYRRLQAEAGTSTSIQDGCPAAADHMPCLAESP, encoded by the exons CTATGGCTCAGCTTTGCACCCGTGGCCGATACAATTGCCCAGCACTTCCTCCTGTCCATCGAGCAGATCAACTGGCTCTCGCTGGTCTTCTTTGTGGTGTCCATACCGTCCGGTGTGGTGGCCATCTGGTTTCTGGACTCCATCGGGCTCCGCTGGGCG ACCGTCCTAGGCGCATGGCTGAACTTTGCCGGGAGTGTGCTGCGTGCCCTGCCGAGCACGGCTTTCGGGACCCAGGCCCCATTTGCCTTCCTCATGGGCGGGCAGAGCCTCTGCGCTCTGGCCCAGACCTTGGTCGTCTTCTCTCCTGCCAAGCTGGCCGCTGTGTGGTTCCCTGAGCACCAGCGAGCCACGGCCAACATGATCGGCACCATGT CAAACCCCCTGGGCATCCTGGTGGCCAACGTGCTGTCGCCTGCCCTGGTGAAGAAGGAGCAGGGCATCTTACTTATG CTGGGCACGTACATCATCCCTGCCGCCCTTGCCTGCCTGCTGGCCACCACATGCCTCTGGGACAGCgtgcctcccaccccaccctccgcCGGTGCTGCCCACTCTACCTCGGAGAAGTTCCTGGATGGTCTGAAGCTGGTGGGTTTTGTGGGATCCGGGCAAGCTGGGAGGGTGGGCTCACGCTGGACTCCTGGGCTGAGCGGCCTTCCCCTGCAGCTCGTGAGAAACAAGGCCTACGTCATCCTGGCAGTCTGCTTTGGGGGCGGAGTCGGCATCTTCTCCAGTTTCTTGGCCCTTCTGGAGCAGGTCCTCTGTGTGTACGGCTACTCCAAC gaatTTGCAGGCCTCTGTGGGGCTCTCTTCATCGCATTTGGGATCCTGGGGGCACTGGTTCTCAGCCTGTACGTGGACCGGACCAAGCATTTCACTGAAGCCTTCAAGGTCGGCTTCTGTCTCACCTCTGTGGTCTGCGTGGCCTTTGCCCTG GTGTCCCAGCTGCAGGGACAGACACTTGCGCTGGCCGCCATCTGCTCACTGTTTGGGTTCTTCGGCTTCTCGGTGGCGCCCGTTGCCATGGAGCTGGCAGTCGAGAGCTCCTTCCCAGTGGGGGAGGGCGCAGCCGCAGGCCTGGTTTTCGTGCTGGG GCAGGCCGAGGGCATGCTCGTCATGCTGCTGCTGACCTCCCTGACCGTGCGTCGAGCGCAGCCGTCCTTCTCCACCTGCCAGGATGGCCTGGACCCACTGGACTGGAGAG TGTCCATGCTGCTGATGGCCGGCCTGAGCGTCCTCTTCAGCTGCTGCTTGGTGCTCTTCTTCCATCCCCCGTACCGGCGCCTGCAGGCCGAGGCCGGCACGAGTACTTCCATCCAGGACGGTTGCCCGGCAGCAGCAGACCACATGCCCTGCCTGGCAGAGAGCCCCTGA
- the MYL5 gene encoding myosin light chain 5 isoform X1, with translation MASRKTKKKEGGALRAQRASSNVFSNFEQTQIQEFKEAFTLMDQNRDGFIDKEDLKDTYASLGKTNVKDDELDAMLKEASGPINFTMFLNMFGEKLSGTDTEETILNAFKMLDPEGKGTVNKDYIKRLLMSQADKMTAEEVDQMLQFANIDAAGNLDYKGLSYVLTHGEEKEE, from the exons ATG GCCAGCAGGAAGACCAAGAAGAAGGAAGGTGGTGCCCTCCGGGCCCAGAGGGCATCATCCAACGTCTTTTCCAACTTCGAGCAGACACAGATCCAGGAGTTCAAGGAG GCCTTCACGCTGATGGACCAGAACCGAGACGGTTTCATCGACAAGGAGGATTTGAAGGACACATACGCCTCCCTGG GCAAGACCAACGTCAAGGACGACGAGCTGGACGCCATGCTCAAGGAGGCCTCGGGGCCCATCAACTTCACCATGTTCCTGAACATGTTTGGGGAGAAGCTGAGTG GTACGGACACCGAAGAGACCATCCTCAACGCTTTCAAGATGCTGGACCCCGAGGGCAAAGGCACCGTCAACAAGGACTA CATCAAGCGGCTGCTGATGTCCCAGGCCGACAAGATGACTGCTGAAGAG GTTGACCAGATGCTCCAGTTTGCAAACATCGATGCAGCAGGCAACCTGGACTACAAGGGGTTGAGCTATGTGCTCACTCacggggaggagaaggaggagtaA
- the SLC49A3 gene encoding solute carrier family 49 member A3 isoform X3, producing the protein MTGLRVTSLGAPVLLGDLYWFWTLLSDPPQGGTLLGDLPHGPALSGPCLLWLSFAPVADTIAQHFLLSIEQINWLSLVFFVVSIPSGVVAIWFLDSIGLRWATVLGAWLNFAGSVLRALPSTAFGTQAPFAFLMGGQSLCALAQTLVVFSPAKLAAVWFPEHQRATANMIGTMCELGLRWAVASSLVQASGASALLEGGGLRLWRGPRHGHGGADVSPFIHAANPLGILVANVLSPALVKKEQGILLMLGTYIIPAALACLLATTCLWDSVPPTPPSAGAAHSTSEKFLDGLKLLVRNKAYVILAVCFGGGVGIFSSFLALLEQVLCVYGYSNEFAGLCGALFIAFGILGALVLSLYVDRTKHFTEAFKVGFCLTSVVCVAFALVSQLQGQTLALAAICSLFGFFGFSVAPVAMELAVESSFPVGEGAAAGLVFVLGQAEGMLVMLLLTSLTVRRAQPSFSTCQDGLDPLDWRVSMLLMAGLSVLFSCCLVLFFHPPYRRLQAEAGTSTSIQDGCPAAADHMPCLAESP; encoded by the exons CTATGGCTCAGCTTTGCACCCGTGGCCGATACAATTGCCCAGCACTTCCTCCTGTCCATCGAGCAGATCAACTGGCTCTCGCTGGTCTTCTTTGTGGTGTCCATACCGTCCGGTGTGGTGGCCATCTGGTTTCTGGACTCCATCGGGCTCCGCTGGGCG ACCGTCCTAGGCGCATGGCTGAACTTTGCCGGGAGTGTGCTGCGTGCCCTGCCGAGCACGGCTTTCGGGACCCAGGCCCCATTTGCCTTCCTCATGGGCGGGCAGAGCCTCTGCGCTCTGGCCCAGACCTTGGTCGTCTTCTCTCCTGCCAAGCTGGCCGCTGTGTGGTTCCCTGAGCACCAGCGAGCCACGGCCAACATGATCGGCACCATGTGTGAGTTGGGGCTGAGGTGGGCAGTCGCCTCCAGCTTAGTGCAAGCATCTGGGGCCTCTGCACTGTTGGAGGGCGGAGGGCTCCGCCTGTGGCGGGGGCCCAGACATGGCCATGGCGGGGCTGACGTGTCCCCGTTCATCCATGCAGCAAACCCCCTGGGCATCCTGGTGGCCAACGTGCTGTCGCCTGCCCTGGTGAAGAAGGAGCAGGGCATCTTACTTATG CTGGGCACGTACATCATCCCTGCCGCCCTTGCCTGCCTGCTGGCCACCACATGCCTCTGGGACAGCgtgcctcccaccccaccctccgcCGGTGCTGCCCACTCTACCTCGGAGAAGTTCCTGGATGGTCTGAAGCTG CTCGTGAGAAACAAGGCCTACGTCATCCTGGCAGTCTGCTTTGGGGGCGGAGTCGGCATCTTCTCCAGTTTCTTGGCCCTTCTGGAGCAGGTCCTCTGTGTGTACGGCTACTCCAAC gaatTTGCAGGCCTCTGTGGGGCTCTCTTCATCGCATTTGGGATCCTGGGGGCACTGGTTCTCAGCCTGTACGTGGACCGGACCAAGCATTTCACTGAAGCCTTCAAGGTCGGCTTCTGTCTCACCTCTGTGGTCTGCGTGGCCTTTGCCCTG GTGTCCCAGCTGCAGGGACAGACACTTGCGCTGGCCGCCATCTGCTCACTGTTTGGGTTCTTCGGCTTCTCGGTGGCGCCCGTTGCCATGGAGCTGGCAGTCGAGAGCTCCTTCCCAGTGGGGGAGGGCGCAGCCGCAGGCCTGGTTTTCGTGCTGGG GCAGGCCGAGGGCATGCTCGTCATGCTGCTGCTGACCTCCCTGACCGTGCGTCGAGCGCAGCCGTCCTTCTCCACCTGCCAGGATGGCCTGGACCCACTGGACTGGAGAG TGTCCATGCTGCTGATGGCCGGCCTGAGCGTCCTCTTCAGCTGCTGCTTGGTGCTCTTCTTCCATCCCCCGTACCGGCGCCTGCAGGCCGAGGCCGGCACGAGTACTTCCATCCAGGACGGTTGCCCGGCAGCAGCAGACCACATGCCCTGCCTGGCAGAGAGCCCCTGA
- the SLC49A3 gene encoding solute carrier family 49 member A3 isoform X5: MAGTTGDLPRAAETPALGTMLGYRAYARRWVFLLVLSLLSCSNATLWLSFAPVADTIAQHFLLSIEQINWLSLVFFVVSIPSGVVAIWFLDSIGLRWATVLGAWLNFAGSVLRALPSTAFGTQAPFAFLMGGQSLCALAQTLVVFSPAKLAAVWFPEHQRATANMIGTMSNPLGILVANVLSPALVKKEQGILLMLGTYIIPAALACLLATTCLWDSVPPTPPSAGAAHSTSEKFLDGLKLLVRNKAYVILAVCFGGGVGIFSSFLALLEQVLCVYGYSNEFAGLCGALFIAFGILGALVLSLYVDRTKHFTEAFKVGFCLTSVVCVAFALVSQLQGQTLALAAICSLFGFFGFSVAPVAMELAVESSFPVGEGAAAGLVFVLGQAEGMLVMLLLTSLTVRRAQPSFSTCQDGLDPLDWRVSMLLMAGLSVLFSCCLVLFFHPPYRRLQAEAGTSTSIQDGCPAAADHMPCLAESP, encoded by the exons CTATGGCTCAGCTTTGCACCCGTGGCCGATACAATTGCCCAGCACTTCCTCCTGTCCATCGAGCAGATCAACTGGCTCTCGCTGGTCTTCTTTGTGGTGTCCATACCGTCCGGTGTGGTGGCCATCTGGTTTCTGGACTCCATCGGGCTCCGCTGGGCG ACCGTCCTAGGCGCATGGCTGAACTTTGCCGGGAGTGTGCTGCGTGCCCTGCCGAGCACGGCTTTCGGGACCCAGGCCCCATTTGCCTTCCTCATGGGCGGGCAGAGCCTCTGCGCTCTGGCCCAGACCTTGGTCGTCTTCTCTCCTGCCAAGCTGGCCGCTGTGTGGTTCCCTGAGCACCAGCGAGCCACGGCCAACATGATCGGCACCATGT CAAACCCCCTGGGCATCCTGGTGGCCAACGTGCTGTCGCCTGCCCTGGTGAAGAAGGAGCAGGGCATCTTACTTATG CTGGGCACGTACATCATCCCTGCCGCCCTTGCCTGCCTGCTGGCCACCACATGCCTCTGGGACAGCgtgcctcccaccccaccctccgcCGGTGCTGCCCACTCTACCTCGGAGAAGTTCCTGGATGGTCTGAAGCTG CTCGTGAGAAACAAGGCCTACGTCATCCTGGCAGTCTGCTTTGGGGGCGGAGTCGGCATCTTCTCCAGTTTCTTGGCCCTTCTGGAGCAGGTCCTCTGTGTGTACGGCTACTCCAAC gaatTTGCAGGCCTCTGTGGGGCTCTCTTCATCGCATTTGGGATCCTGGGGGCACTGGTTCTCAGCCTGTACGTGGACCGGACCAAGCATTTCACTGAAGCCTTCAAGGTCGGCTTCTGTCTCACCTCTGTGGTCTGCGTGGCCTTTGCCCTG GTGTCCCAGCTGCAGGGACAGACACTTGCGCTGGCCGCCATCTGCTCACTGTTTGGGTTCTTCGGCTTCTCGGTGGCGCCCGTTGCCATGGAGCTGGCAGTCGAGAGCTCCTTCCCAGTGGGGGAGGGCGCAGCCGCAGGCCTGGTTTTCGTGCTGGG GCAGGCCGAGGGCATGCTCGTCATGCTGCTGCTGACCTCCCTGACCGTGCGTCGAGCGCAGCCGTCCTTCTCCACCTGCCAGGATGGCCTGGACCCACTGGACTGGAGAG TGTCCATGCTGCTGATGGCCGGCCTGAGCGTCCTCTTCAGCTGCTGCTTGGTGCTCTTCTTCCATCCCCCGTACCGGCGCCTGCAGGCCGAGGCCGGCACGAGTACTTCCATCCAGGACGGTTGCCCGGCAGCAGCAGACCACATGCCCTGCCTGGCAGAGAGCCCCTGA
- the SLC49A3 gene encoding solute carrier family 49 member A3 isoform X1: MTGLRVTSLGAPVLLGDLYWFWTLLSDPPQGGTLLGDLPHGPALSGPCLLWLSFAPVADTIAQHFLLSIEQINWLSLVFFVVSIPSGVVAIWFLDSIGLRWATVLGAWLNFAGSVLRALPSTAFGTQAPFAFLMGGQSLCALAQTLVVFSPAKLAAVWFPEHQRATANMIGTMCELGLRWAVASSLVQASGASALLEGGGLRLWRGPRHGHGGADVSPFIHAANPLGILVANVLSPALVKKEQGILLMLGTYIIPAALACLLATTCLWDSVPPTPPSAGAAHSTSEKFLDGLKLVGFVGSGQAGRVGSRWTPGLSGLPLQLVRNKAYVILAVCFGGGVGIFSSFLALLEQVLCVYGYSNEFAGLCGALFIAFGILGALVLSLYVDRTKHFTEAFKVGFCLTSVVCVAFALVSQLQGQTLALAAICSLFGFFGFSVAPVAMELAVESSFPVGEGAAAGLVFVLGQAEGMLVMLLLTSLTVRRAQPSFSTCQDGLDPLDWRVSMLLMAGLSVLFSCCLVLFFHPPYRRLQAEAGTSTSIQDGCPAAADHMPCLAESP, translated from the exons CTATGGCTCAGCTTTGCACCCGTGGCCGATACAATTGCCCAGCACTTCCTCCTGTCCATCGAGCAGATCAACTGGCTCTCGCTGGTCTTCTTTGTGGTGTCCATACCGTCCGGTGTGGTGGCCATCTGGTTTCTGGACTCCATCGGGCTCCGCTGGGCG ACCGTCCTAGGCGCATGGCTGAACTTTGCCGGGAGTGTGCTGCGTGCCCTGCCGAGCACGGCTTTCGGGACCCAGGCCCCATTTGCCTTCCTCATGGGCGGGCAGAGCCTCTGCGCTCTGGCCCAGACCTTGGTCGTCTTCTCTCCTGCCAAGCTGGCCGCTGTGTGGTTCCCTGAGCACCAGCGAGCCACGGCCAACATGATCGGCACCATGTGTGAGTTGGGGCTGAGGTGGGCAGTCGCCTCCAGCTTAGTGCAAGCATCTGGGGCCTCTGCACTGTTGGAGGGCGGAGGGCTCCGCCTGTGGCGGGGGCCCAGACATGGCCATGGCGGGGCTGACGTGTCCCCGTTCATCCATGCAGCAAACCCCCTGGGCATCCTGGTGGCCAACGTGCTGTCGCCTGCCCTGGTGAAGAAGGAGCAGGGCATCTTACTTATG CTGGGCACGTACATCATCCCTGCCGCCCTTGCCTGCCTGCTGGCCACCACATGCCTCTGGGACAGCgtgcctcccaccccaccctccgcCGGTGCTGCCCACTCTACCTCGGAGAAGTTCCTGGATGGTCTGAAGCTGGTGGGTTTTGTGGGATCCGGGCAAGCTGGGAGGGTGGGCTCACGCTGGACTCCTGGGCTGAGCGGCCTTCCCCTGCAGCTCGTGAGAAACAAGGCCTACGTCATCCTGGCAGTCTGCTTTGGGGGCGGAGTCGGCATCTTCTCCAGTTTCTTGGCCCTTCTGGAGCAGGTCCTCTGTGTGTACGGCTACTCCAAC gaatTTGCAGGCCTCTGTGGGGCTCTCTTCATCGCATTTGGGATCCTGGGGGCACTGGTTCTCAGCCTGTACGTGGACCGGACCAAGCATTTCACTGAAGCCTTCAAGGTCGGCTTCTGTCTCACCTCTGTGGTCTGCGTGGCCTTTGCCCTG GTGTCCCAGCTGCAGGGACAGACACTTGCGCTGGCCGCCATCTGCTCACTGTTTGGGTTCTTCGGCTTCTCGGTGGCGCCCGTTGCCATGGAGCTGGCAGTCGAGAGCTCCTTCCCAGTGGGGGAGGGCGCAGCCGCAGGCCTGGTTTTCGTGCTGGG GCAGGCCGAGGGCATGCTCGTCATGCTGCTGCTGACCTCCCTGACCGTGCGTCGAGCGCAGCCGTCCTTCTCCACCTGCCAGGATGGCCTGGACCCACTGGACTGGAGAG TGTCCATGCTGCTGATGGCCGGCCTGAGCGTCCTCTTCAGCTGCTGCTTGGTGCTCTTCTTCCATCCCCCGTACCGGCGCCTGCAGGCCGAGGCCGGCACGAGTACTTCCATCCAGGACGGTTGCCCGGCAGCAGCAGACCACATGCCCTGCCTGGCAGAGAGCCCCTGA
- the MYL5 gene encoding myosin light chain 5 isoform X2 encodes MDQNRDGFIDKEDLKDTYASLGKTNVKDDELDAMLKEASGPINFTMFLNMFGEKLSGTDTEETILNAFKMLDPEGKGTVNKDYIKRLLMSQADKMTAEEVDQMLQFANIDAAGNLDYKGLSYVLTHGEEKEE; translated from the exons ATGGACCAGAACCGAGACGGTTTCATCGACAAGGAGGATTTGAAGGACACATACGCCTCCCTGG GCAAGACCAACGTCAAGGACGACGAGCTGGACGCCATGCTCAAGGAGGCCTCGGGGCCCATCAACTTCACCATGTTCCTGAACATGTTTGGGGAGAAGCTGAGTG GTACGGACACCGAAGAGACCATCCTCAACGCTTTCAAGATGCTGGACCCCGAGGGCAAAGGCACCGTCAACAAGGACTA CATCAAGCGGCTGCTGATGTCCCAGGCCGACAAGATGACTGCTGAAGAG GTTGACCAGATGCTCCAGTTTGCAAACATCGATGCAGCAGGCAACCTGGACTACAAGGGGTTGAGCTATGTGCTCACTCacggggaggagaaggaggagtaA
- the SLC49A3 gene encoding solute carrier family 49 member A3 isoform X6 produces MCPTAMAQLCTRGRYNCPALPPVHRADQLALAGLLCGVHTVRCGGHLVSGLHRAPLGANPLGILVANVLSPALVKKEQGILLMLGTYIIPAALACLLATTCLWDSVPPTPPSAGAAHSTSEKFLDGLKLVGFVGSGQAGRVGSRWTPGLSGLPLQLVRNKAYVILAVCFGGGVGIFSSFLALLEQVLCVYGYSNEFAGLCGALFIAFGILGALVLSLYVDRTKHFTEAFKVGFCLTSVVCVAFALVSQLQGQTLALAAICSLFGFFGFSVAPVAMELAVESSFPVGEGAAAGLVFVLGQAEGMLVMLLLTSLTVRRAQPSFSTCQDGLDPLDWRVSMLLMAGLSVLFSCCLVLFFHPPYRRLQAEAGTSTSIQDGCPAAADHMPCLAESP; encoded by the exons ATGTGTCCCACAGCTATGGCTCAGCTTTGCACCCGTGGCCGATACAATTGCCCAGCACTTCCTCCTGTCCATCGAGCAGATCAACTGGCTCTCGCTGGTCTTCTTTGTGGTGTCCATACCGTCCGGTGTGGTGGCCATCTGGTTTCTGGACTCCATCGGGCTCCGCTGGGCG CAAACCCCCTGGGCATCCTGGTGGCCAACGTGCTGTCGCCTGCCCTGGTGAAGAAGGAGCAGGGCATCTTACTTATG CTGGGCACGTACATCATCCCTGCCGCCCTTGCCTGCCTGCTGGCCACCACATGCCTCTGGGACAGCgtgcctcccaccccaccctccgcCGGTGCTGCCCACTCTACCTCGGAGAAGTTCCTGGATGGTCTGAAGCTGGTGGGTTTTGTGGGATCCGGGCAAGCTGGGAGGGTGGGCTCACGCTGGACTCCTGGGCTGAGCGGCCTTCCCCTGCAGCTCGTGAGAAACAAGGCCTACGTCATCCTGGCAGTCTGCTTTGGGGGCGGAGTCGGCATCTTCTCCAGTTTCTTGGCCCTTCTGGAGCAGGTCCTCTGTGTGTACGGCTACTCCAAC gaatTTGCAGGCCTCTGTGGGGCTCTCTTCATCGCATTTGGGATCCTGGGGGCACTGGTTCTCAGCCTGTACGTGGACCGGACCAAGCATTTCACTGAAGCCTTCAAGGTCGGCTTCTGTCTCACCTCTGTGGTCTGCGTGGCCTTTGCCCTG GTGTCCCAGCTGCAGGGACAGACACTTGCGCTGGCCGCCATCTGCTCACTGTTTGGGTTCTTCGGCTTCTCGGTGGCGCCCGTTGCCATGGAGCTGGCAGTCGAGAGCTCCTTCCCAGTGGGGGAGGGCGCAGCCGCAGGCCTGGTTTTCGTGCTGGG GCAGGCCGAGGGCATGCTCGTCATGCTGCTGCTGACCTCCCTGACCGTGCGTCGAGCGCAGCCGTCCTTCTCCACCTGCCAGGATGGCCTGGACCCACTGGACTGGAGAG TGTCCATGCTGCTGATGGCCGGCCTGAGCGTCCTCTTCAGCTGCTGCTTGGTGCTCTTCTTCCATCCCCCGTACCGGCGCCTGCAGGCCGAGGCCGGCACGAGTACTTCCATCCAGGACGGTTGCCCGGCAGCAGCAGACCACATGCCCTGCCTGGCAGAGAGCCCCTGA